Proteins encoded by one window of Salmonirosea aquatica:
- a CDS encoding ThuA domain-containing protein gives MLRKLFKALAIVAGIALVALGGFYVYAMYLTRKLPWQHPVFDTERPADPGSIGPKGVLVFTKTNGFRHEDSILAGPAKYKEIAPKKGWDVVTTENGAFFNDDYLSRFKVVVFHCTTGDVLTPEQQAAFEKFVTQGGGYVGIHSAADTEYEWDWYDRLLGTHFRDHSIFPHTPIATVVTEIKTHPATVHLPDNFRRADEWYNYKRSVRGVAGIQVLLSLDENSYDVGETKGMGKDHPISWVNQIGQGRVFYTGMGHTAETFEEPLSLLHIVKAIEWAGKFDDASAMP, from the coding sequence ATGCTACGCAAACTATTCAAGGCCCTGGCCATTGTGGCCGGAATTGCGCTTGTTGCCCTGGGCGGCTTCTATGTGTACGCAATGTACCTTACCCGCAAACTCCCCTGGCAACATCCTGTATTCGATACCGAGCGGCCGGCCGATCCGGGTTCCATTGGGCCTAAAGGTGTCTTGGTTTTTACCAAAACCAACGGTTTTAGGCACGAGGATTCCATTCTGGCGGGGCCGGCCAAGTATAAGGAAATCGCGCCCAAAAAAGGCTGGGATGTAGTGACTACCGAAAATGGCGCCTTCTTCAACGACGACTACCTGTCCCGCTTCAAAGTAGTCGTGTTTCACTGTACCACGGGCGATGTGCTCACGCCTGAGCAGCAGGCCGCTTTTGAAAAATTCGTAACCCAGGGTGGGGGGTATGTAGGCATCCACTCGGCGGCCGATACCGAATACGAGTGGGATTGGTACGACCGCCTGCTGGGTACCCACTTCCGGGATCACAGCATTTTTCCACATACGCCCATAGCAACCGTCGTGACGGAGATCAAAACGCATCCTGCCACGGTGCACTTGCCCGATAATTTCCGGCGGGCCGATGAATGGTACAACTACAAGCGCAGTGTACGGGGCGTAGCGGGTATACAGGTACTCCTTTCGCTCGACGAAAACAGCTATGATGTGGGCGAAACCAAAGGCATGGGCAAGGATCATCCTATCTCGTGGGTCAATCAGATAGGGCAGGGGCGGGTGTTTTACACAGGCATGGGCCACACCGCCGAGACCTTTGAAGAGCCTCTTTCCCTGCTGCATATCGTCAAGGCTATCGAATGGGCCGGGAAGTTCGACGATGCATCAGCGATGCCCTAG
- a CDS encoding glycosyltransferase family 2 protein has protein sequence MDVSIIIINYKTPQLLINCLNSIYAHTTGVTFELIVVDNDPEHCDGEQIRSLFPAVQWIDMDYNAGFGRANNRGMSVAKGKYFLLLNADTLLTDNIIGRCFERLNQRTDIVACGALQQYADGSPMPFYQSFNDFRRTFFILPPSRLVDRVMETLYPEPRYADPNQYDWLVGAFVFVRREGYERTGGFSEDFFMYGEDVEWSGRLGKLGKLCIFDDCRYIHLENKNPFRRTNISWINRFSTQMQVSNFLWVRKQYGVLAYLTLIVNYLVMIPVILIWRMTLNVKESGNPFSKMGTQRIFLQKTRVLFKYFWKTLFLKKSLYKIDPADNIDLLTDSEN, from the coding sequence ATGGACGTATCCATCATTATTATAAACTACAAGACTCCCCAACTCTTAATCAATTGCCTGAACTCCATCTACGCCCACACTACCGGTGTTACATTCGAGCTGATCGTAGTCGATAACGATCCCGAACACTGTGACGGAGAGCAAATTCGTAGTTTATTCCCCGCAGTGCAATGGATCGATATGGACTATAATGCTGGTTTTGGCCGGGCTAATAACCGGGGTATGTCCGTGGCCAAAGGAAAGTATTTCTTGCTGTTAAATGCGGATACTCTCCTGACAGATAACATAATCGGTCGTTGCTTCGAGCGACTTAATCAGCGAACCGACATCGTAGCTTGTGGAGCGCTGCAGCAGTATGCAGACGGAAGCCCAATGCCTTTTTACCAGAGCTTCAACGACTTTCGTCGCACATTTTTCATCTTACCACCCAGCCGGTTAGTCGATCGGGTCATGGAGACCCTATACCCCGAACCCCGGTACGCCGACCCCAACCAGTACGACTGGCTGGTCGGGGCCTTCGTGTTCGTAAGGCGCGAGGGCTATGAGCGTACCGGGGGATTCAGTGAGGATTTTTTCATGTACGGTGAAGATGTGGAATGGTCGGGACGGCTGGGTAAGTTGGGTAAGCTTTGCATTTTTGATGATTGCAGGTATATTCACTTGGAAAACAAGAATCCATTCCGCCGGACCAATATCTCTTGGATCAACCGATTCAGTACGCAGATGCAGGTTTCTAATTTTCTCTGGGTCAGGAAACAATATGGCGTTCTTGCTTACTTAACCTTGATAGTCAATTATTTAGTCATGATTCCGGTGATTCTGATTTGGCGGATGACGTTGAATGTTAAAGAATCGGGCAACCCTTTTTCAAAGATGGGTACCCAGCGGATTTTCCTGCAGAAAACCCGCGTTCTGTTTAAATATTTCTGGAAAACCCTATTCCTGAAGAAAAGCCTGTACAAAATAGATCCCGCCGATAATATAGATTTGCTGACTGACTCCGAAAATTAG
- a CDS encoding glycosyltransferase, whose protein sequence is MKPSKKRILFFTPFATRTGSEMMLLYILQNIDRSRFDVGIVSFARGELLSEFPADIPVFIVPRIFSIFQKVQFHLGHNPTLNALRRIARDFKADLWYVNTTMLPETVTIAKEFSIKLVTHFHELPLTYIYLNGSDMKDIITYSHTLIGCSEVTCEAIRQAGGKNVELLYEFIDPAKLSGNPERTAQIRRELGIAESDYVWIGSGMTSERKGFDMLPDLAEELDDPSVHLVWVGGRIDDGLVYYTEQRCRNTKSKTRIHLVGKQKEDYGNYLNVGNGFLLTSRQDPFPLVMIEAALLGKPIVSFPSGGVSEFVREGMGIVTDDISVKQMVNAMREIMDGRIATDSAKSKERASRFNVENGYRSWSEIIDRIG, encoded by the coding sequence ATGAAACCCTCCAAGAAACGTATCCTGTTCTTCACTCCCTTTGCCACCCGAACGGGTTCGGAGATGATGCTCCTGTACATTCTGCAAAACATCGACCGTAGCCGCTTCGACGTCGGGATCGTGAGTTTTGCCCGGGGCGAATTACTCAGCGAGTTTCCGGCCGACATTCCTGTGTTCATTGTACCCAGGATATTCAGCATCTTCCAAAAAGTACAATTTCATTTGGGCCATAACCCTACTCTGAACGCCCTGCGGAGGATAGCCCGGGACTTCAAGGCCGATTTGTGGTACGTGAACACTACCATGCTACCCGAAACAGTGACGATTGCCAAAGAATTTTCCATAAAACTGGTTACCCATTTTCACGAACTTCCCCTGACCTACATTTACTTAAACGGGTCAGATATGAAGGACATCATCACCTACTCGCACACCCTGATCGGCTGCTCGGAGGTGACGTGTGAGGCCATCCGGCAGGCCGGAGGAAAAAATGTGGAATTACTGTATGAATTCATTGACCCGGCCAAGCTGTCGGGCAATCCCGAACGAACGGCGCAGATACGCCGAGAATTAGGTATTGCTGAATCGGACTATGTATGGATAGGATCGGGCATGACCTCGGAGCGTAAGGGCTTTGACATGTTACCCGACCTGGCCGAAGAGCTTGACGACCCTTCTGTGCATCTGGTGTGGGTAGGAGGCCGGATCGACGATGGTCTGGTGTACTATACCGAGCAGCGATGCCGCAACACAAAGTCGAAAACCCGAATTCATTTGGTGGGAAAGCAGAAAGAAGATTACGGCAACTACCTCAATGTGGGCAACGGTTTCTTGCTAACATCAAGGCAAGACCCCTTTCCCCTGGTCATGATCGAAGCCGCACTACTGGGCAAACCCATAGTTTCCTTCCCTTCCGGTGGCGTTTCGGAATTTGTCAGAGAGGGCATGGGAATAGTAACTGATGATATTAGTGTCAAACAGATGGTGAACGCCATGCGTGAAATCATGGATGGCCGCATTGCGACGGATTCTGCCAAAAGCAAAGAGCGGGCCAGTCGGTTTAACGTGGAAAATGGTTATCGCAGCTGGTCCGAAATCATTGACCGCATAGGGTAG
- a CDS encoding penicillin acylase family protein, protein MRRSGIFLLFLIPLQACFGQTITVKGLQKTVEVFRDQWGVSHIYAQNEHDLFFTQGYVAASDRPFQLEMWRRQATGTVAELMGPSEIKRDIGTKLFRYRGDMEQEMAHYHPHGKAILNAYVEGINAKVVELRADPAHLPFEFKTLNTLPGYWTPEIVVSRHQGLVANVIDELNFGREVHLMGEEKTRELNWFHPTRQAATEPRLTLEKGVDGEALMQDILELYTAHRSPVRFESGDKRSGQIYRKEEFDFQEWYAVEKQYVGSNNWVIDGSLAQSGFPMLANDPHRVIAGPSLRYMIHLNAPGWNVVGAGEPSLPGVSIGHNDYGAWGLTVFETDNEDLYVYETNPANPNQYRYKGQWVNMRILTDSVRVKGQPTQVVQLKYTRHGPVVFEDRGKNKAYAVRAGWLEVGSSPYLASLRMNQARNWDEFREACSYSRLPGENMIWAERTGHIGWQAVGLAPIRPNWSGLVPVPGDGRFEWAGYLPIKQLPHSSDPKEGFIATANNNLISPDFPYRNAIGWEWATPYRAQRIAEVLGSGKRFNLFDFTQLQTDYLSVPARSLVPMLTRLEFDNKEEKEAIERLKNWNYQLEPESIPAAIYAEWENRLREAVYTHVVPEAARPYLKRLSTKLLLDDLIIPSADFGKAPVKIRDELLQTTFRETLTILSQRLGRDQDKWQYGQVANKHIAIRHPLSALVSEEMRKRIDFDPLPRGGYGETVNSTGNSPNQTHGASFRILMDTESWDKTLGINAPGQSGNPDDPHYGDLYERWAKDEYFPIYFSKDKIKAVADRTWTLTPEK, encoded by the coding sequence ATGCGCCGTTCCGGAATTTTTCTTCTTTTTCTGATCCCGCTTCAGGCTTGCTTCGGCCAGACGATAACGGTCAAAGGCCTGCAAAAAACCGTAGAGGTTTTCCGCGATCAGTGGGGTGTTTCACACATCTACGCCCAAAACGAGCACGATCTTTTCTTTACCCAGGGGTACGTGGCGGCCTCCGATCGGCCCTTTCAGCTGGAGATGTGGCGGCGGCAGGCTACGGGTACCGTAGCCGAACTGATGGGTCCCTCAGAAATAAAGCGGGACATCGGTACGAAGCTATTCAGGTACCGGGGCGATATGGAACAGGAAATGGCCCATTATCATCCTCACGGCAAAGCCATTCTCAACGCTTATGTCGAGGGAATTAACGCCAAGGTGGTCGAGCTCCGGGCAGATCCGGCGCACTTGCCCTTCGAGTTCAAAACCCTGAATACCCTTCCCGGCTACTGGACGCCGGAAATTGTGGTGAGCCGGCATCAGGGACTTGTGGCCAATGTGATCGATGAGTTGAATTTCGGCCGGGAAGTACATCTGATGGGCGAAGAAAAAACGCGGGAGCTCAACTGGTTTCATCCGACCCGCCAGGCTGCTACGGAGCCCAGACTAACTCTCGAAAAAGGGGTAGATGGCGAGGCGCTGATGCAGGATATTCTGGAACTCTACACCGCGCACCGCAGCCCCGTCCGGTTCGAATCCGGGGACAAGCGCAGCGGGCAGATATACCGAAAAGAGGAGTTTGATTTTCAGGAGTGGTATGCTGTCGAGAAACAGTACGTAGGCTCTAACAATTGGGTTATTGATGGTTCATTGGCACAAAGTGGCTTTCCAATGCTGGCCAATGATCCGCACCGGGTCATCGCCGGGCCTTCGCTCCGGTACATGATTCATCTCAATGCTCCCGGCTGGAACGTAGTCGGCGCGGGCGAACCCTCACTCCCCGGCGTATCCATCGGACATAACGACTACGGTGCCTGGGGATTGACGGTTTTTGAAACCGACAACGAAGATCTGTACGTGTACGAAACCAACCCAGCCAATCCCAATCAGTACCGTTACAAAGGACAATGGGTAAACATGCGCATCCTGACCGACTCAGTGAGAGTCAAGGGACAACCCACGCAGGTGGTTCAGCTAAAATATACCCGGCATGGCCCGGTGGTATTTGAAGATAGGGGTAAAAACAAAGCCTATGCCGTTCGCGCCGGATGGCTGGAGGTGGGTAGCTCTCCTTATTTGGCCAGTCTGCGCATGAATCAGGCTCGAAATTGGGACGAGTTTCGGGAGGCCTGCTCGTACAGCCGTCTGCCGGGTGAGAACATGATCTGGGCCGAACGCACCGGACACATTGGCTGGCAGGCGGTCGGCTTGGCTCCCATTCGCCCTAATTGGTCGGGCTTGGTACCTGTGCCGGGCGACGGCCGTTTCGAGTGGGCGGGGTACCTTCCCATCAAGCAACTCCCCCATAGTAGCGATCCGAAAGAAGGTTTCATTGCCACGGCGAACAACAACCTTATTTCACCGGATTTTCCTTACCGCAATGCCATCGGCTGGGAATGGGCCACGCCCTACCGCGCCCAGCGGATCGCAGAGGTACTGGGTTCGGGCAAACGGTTCAATCTGTTTGACTTCACCCAGCTTCAAACCGACTACCTATCGGTCCCCGCCCGTTCATTGGTACCCATGCTCACGCGGCTGGAATTCGACAATAAGGAGGAAAAAGAAGCCATCGAGCGGCTGAAAAACTGGAATTACCAATTGGAGCCCGAGTCCATACCGGCGGCTATTTATGCCGAATGGGAAAACAGGCTCCGGGAAGCGGTGTACACCCACGTGGTACCCGAAGCTGCCCGACCTTACCTGAAAAGGCTTTCTACCAAATTACTTTTAGACGATCTGATTATCCCATCGGCAGATTTTGGCAAGGCACCCGTCAAAATCCGAGACGAACTCCTGCAAACTACATTTCGGGAAACCCTGACGATACTTTCCCAACGCCTGGGCCGTGACCAAGATAAGTGGCAGTATGGGCAGGTCGCCAATAAACATATTGCCATCAGGCACCCCCTGAGTGCATTGGTCAGTGAAGAAATGCGGAAACGAATTGATTTTGACCCCCTACCCCGCGGCGGCTACGGTGAAACCGTAAACAGTACCGGCAACAGTCCTAATCAAACCCATGGGGCCTCATTCCGGATACTGATGGATACCGAAAGCTGGGACAAGACACTGGGTATCAATGCTCCCGGGCAATCGGGCAATCCCGACGATCCACACTATGGCGATCTGTATGAACGCTGGGCGAAGGATGAGTACTTTCCAATCTATTTTTCAAAGGACAAAATCAAGGCGGTTGCGGATCGTACCTGGACACTTACGCCGGAAAAGTAA
- a CDS encoding TfoX/Sxy family protein — translation MAYNEQLADRIRERFADLPQVEEKKMMGGWTVMYNGKMCVGIIKDDLMCRIDPALYETLLEKEGCHPMEFTGRPLKGYVLVDELALKTQKDFDYWIDLALDFNKKAKASKKRPRK, via the coding sequence ATGGCCTACAACGAGCAACTTGCCGATCGAATCCGCGAAAGGTTTGCAGACCTACCCCAGGTGGAGGAGAAAAAAATGATGGGTGGCTGGACGGTGATGTACAATGGAAAAATGTGCGTCGGGATTATCAAAGACGATCTCATGTGCCGCATCGATCCCGCTTTGTACGAAACCCTACTTGAAAAAGAGGGCTGCCATCCCATGGAGTTTACGGGAAGGCCCCTGAAAGGCTACGTGCTGGTGGATGAACTGGCCCTAAAAACCCAAAAGGATTTTGACTACTGGATTGATCTGGCTCTGGATTTCAACAAAAAAGCCAAGGCTTCAAAAAAGAGGCCGAGAAAATAG
- a CDS encoding L-serine ammonia-lyase gives MKEERISVFDIFKIGIGPSSSHTLGPWRAAQLFLGVLENRLGFERVQSVQVHLYGSLAKTGKGHGTDLALILGLAGYDPITMATNTIDPILADITSHETILLAGQVPLSFNPKKDLVFHRDESLPFHPNGLTFVANDGMENEVRETYFSIGGGFVVQEDFTENTNQEMARLPYPIDTAADLLRWHHETAKPIWEIVLENEKVWRDEADVRAGLMNIWSVMQESIFSGCRTGGHLPGGLNVKRRAGELHQKLLKGQDYVHYAEWLTLVRAGGNSFQHTLDWVSCFALAVNEQNAAFGRVVTAPTNGSAGVIPAVIQYFLTFCNGTPEDVFRFLLTAGEIGSIFKKGATLSAAMGGCQAEIGVSAAMAAAGLTEVSGGTVGQCLMAAEIAMEHHLGMTCDPVGGLVQIPCIERNTMGAIKAITASQLALQSDPETARVTLDDVVSTMWETALNMNHRYKETSEGGLALRIPISLSEC, from the coding sequence ATGAAAGAAGAACGCATTTCGGTTTTTGACATTTTCAAGATCGGCATCGGCCCGTCGAGTTCGCACACGCTGGGGCCGTGGCGGGCGGCGCAGCTGTTCCTGGGAGTATTGGAAAATAGGCTGGGTTTTGAGCGGGTACAGTCGGTGCAAGTTCATCTTTACGGCTCGTTGGCCAAAACCGGCAAAGGCCATGGCACCGACCTGGCCCTGATTCTCGGCCTGGCAGGCTACGATCCCATCACAATGGCAACGAACACCATCGACCCGATTCTGGCGGACATCACCAGCCACGAAACCATACTTCTGGCCGGCCAGGTACCCCTTTCATTTAATCCCAAAAAAGACCTCGTTTTTCACCGCGATGAATCCTTACCCTTCCACCCCAATGGCCTGACCTTTGTGGCCAACGACGGTATGGAGAATGAGGTGCGCGAAACCTACTTTTCCATCGGCGGTGGCTTTGTGGTGCAGGAAGATTTTACAGAAAACACCAACCAGGAAATGGCCCGGCTCCCCTACCCCATCGACACCGCCGCCGACCTGCTCCGCTGGCATCACGAAACGGCGAAGCCAATCTGGGAAATTGTGCTGGAAAACGAAAAAGTCTGGCGCGACGAAGCCGACGTGCGCGCCGGGCTCATGAACATCTGGTCGGTAATGCAGGAAAGTATTTTTTCGGGTTGCCGCACGGGCGGTCACCTACCCGGTGGCTTAAATGTGAAACGCCGCGCGGGGGAGCTACACCAAAAATTGCTCAAAGGGCAGGACTATGTCCACTACGCCGAATGGCTTACCCTGGTGCGGGCGGGGGGTAACAGTTTCCAGCACACCCTCGACTGGGTGAGTTGTTTCGCACTGGCCGTCAATGAGCAGAACGCCGCGTTCGGTCGAGTGGTTACTGCGCCCACCAACGGTTCGGCGGGAGTCATTCCGGCCGTAATCCAGTACTTCCTTACTTTTTGCAATGGTACCCCCGAAGATGTGTTCCGTTTCCTGCTTACCGCGGGCGAAATCGGGAGCATTTTCAAGAAAGGCGCTACGCTCTCGGCGGCGATGGGCGGCTGCCAGGCCGAAATCGGCGTGTCGGCCGCCATGGCCGCGGCGGGCCTGACGGAGGTATCCGGCGGAACGGTGGGGCAATGCCTGATGGCGGCCGAAATCGCGATGGAACATCACTTGGGCATGACTTGCGACCCGGTGGGCGGACTGGTGCAGATTCCCTGCATCGAGCGCAATACGATGGGAGCCATCAAGGCCATTACCGCCTCCCAACTTGCTTTGCAGAGTGATCCCGAAACCGCGCGGGTAACGCTGGACGACGTGGTGTCGACTATGTGGGAAACCGCCCTGAACATGAATCACCGCTACAAGGAAACCTCCGAAGGCGGACTGGCGCTACGCATTCCGATCAGCCTGAGTGAGTGTTGA
- a CDS encoding glycosyl hydrolase family 95 catalytic domain-containing protein, protein MKISLRYLFVCVSFWATDSLVAQPLPKHDLRFDSLARSWDEGVPLGNGTVGSLVWQKNDKLRFSLDRADIWDMRPMKGLHRDEFSYQWVQEQVKKKDYKPVQQYFDAPYDREPAPSKIPAGALEFDLEEAGKVKSVRLDVAKALCIVQWDTGMSLETFVHATEPMGWFRFTNASNAIVPELIAPKYQGTLAKSGEVNSLVGDDLARLNYQQGTIDKKKNAIVYRQEGYNGFIYEIAVRWKETKKGTLEGMWSISSHYPDHAPQPKAEQLVDAAVKSSFAKNFASHVHWWEAFWSKSAIKVPDELLEKQWYLEQYKFGSAARRGAPPISLQAVWTADNGRIPPWKGDFHHDLNTQLSYWPSYSGNHLEEALGYLDHLDENKENYKRYTKLYFGVDGLAVPGVTTLDGTEMGGWIQYSLSPTVSSWLAQHYYLQWKYSGDIDFLRERAYPWVKDVCTFIQNITILDDKGKRQLPISSSPEIRNNSLEAWFPENTNYDLALMKFTLKAGTEMASVLGKSTEADHWNQLGAEFGDFALTDNKELMFAPSLPYNESHRHFSHLMAIHPLGLIKWEDGEAAQAIITNTIRQLDAIGPDWWCGYSYAWLGSVKARAKDGEGAANALGTFARAFCLPNSFHVNGDQTKSGLSKFTYRPFTLEGNFAFAAGLQEMLLQSYAGFIDVMPAIPADWTEASFENLRAEGAFLVSAKRKNGQLSEISILSEKGGTTRLKVPYEQWKVKSASQIEITAAEPDFIELSCQPGGTLTLLAR, encoded by the coding sequence ATGAAAATATCCTTGAGGTACCTATTCGTTTGCGTCAGCTTTTGGGCGACTGATTCCCTCGTAGCCCAACCTTTACCCAAACACGATCTGCGGTTCGATTCTCTGGCTCGAAGCTGGGACGAAGGCGTTCCGCTGGGTAATGGTACGGTGGGCAGTCTGGTGTGGCAAAAAAATGACAAACTCCGGTTTTCGCTCGACCGCGCCGACATCTGGGATATGCGCCCGATGAAAGGGCTGCACCGGGACGAATTTAGCTATCAGTGGGTACAGGAGCAGGTCAAAAAGAAGGACTACAAACCCGTACAGCAGTATTTCGACGCTCCTTACGACCGCGAACCCGCGCCCTCCAAAATTCCGGCCGGGGCCCTTGAATTTGATTTGGAGGAAGCTGGGAAGGTGAAATCCGTGCGGTTGGATGTAGCCAAAGCACTCTGTATCGTTCAGTGGGATACGGGTATGAGCCTTGAAACCTTCGTCCATGCCACCGAGCCGATGGGATGGTTTCGCTTTACGAATGCCAGCAACGCGATCGTCCCCGAGCTAATCGCTCCCAAATACCAGGGTACCCTGGCGAAGAGTGGAGAAGTGAATTCATTGGTAGGCGATGATTTGGCAAGACTTAACTATCAGCAGGGTACCATTGATAAAAAGAAGAACGCTATTGTATACCGTCAGGAAGGGTATAACGGCTTTATCTACGAAATTGCGGTGCGCTGGAAAGAAACAAAAAAAGGTACCCTGGAAGGTATGTGGAGTATTTCTTCGCACTACCCCGACCACGCTCCTCAACCCAAAGCTGAGCAACTTGTCGATGCCGCCGTCAAAAGTAGCTTTGCCAAAAACTTCGCCAGCCATGTCCACTGGTGGGAGGCGTTCTGGTCAAAATCGGCGATTAAGGTACCCGATGAACTTCTTGAAAAGCAATGGTACCTTGAACAATACAAGTTTGGCTCGGCGGCCCGACGCGGTGCGCCACCCATTTCGTTACAGGCCGTCTGGACGGCGGATAACGGCCGCATTCCGCCCTGGAAGGGCGACTTTCACCATGACCTCAACACGCAACTGAGCTACTGGCCTTCGTACAGCGGCAATCATCTGGAAGAAGCCCTAGGGTACCTCGACCATCTTGATGAAAATAAGGAAAACTACAAACGCTACACCAAACTGTATTTTGGGGTGGATGGTCTTGCGGTACCGGGTGTTACGACCCTCGATGGCACCGAAATGGGCGGCTGGATTCAGTACTCGCTTTCTCCCACGGTATCGTCCTGGCTGGCGCAGCACTATTATTTGCAATGGAAGTACAGCGGGGATATTGATTTTTTGCGGGAACGGGCCTACCCCTGGGTCAAAGACGTATGTACCTTTATCCAGAATATCACGATCCTCGACGACAAGGGAAAGCGGCAGCTACCCATTAGCTCCAGCCCCGAAATTCGGAATAATAGTCTGGAAGCCTGGTTCCCTGAAAATACCAATTACGACCTCGCCCTGATGAAGTTTACCCTGAAAGCGGGAACCGAAATGGCCAGCGTGCTGGGCAAGTCCACCGAGGCGGATCATTGGAACCAGCTGGGCGCAGAATTCGGAGACTTTGCCCTGACCGATAATAAGGAATTGATGTTTGCGCCTTCGCTGCCCTACAACGAATCACACCGGCATTTTTCCCATCTGATGGCCATTCATCCGTTGGGATTGATCAAGTGGGAAGATGGCGAAGCAGCGCAGGCAATTATCACCAATACGATCCGGCAACTGGACGCCATCGGCCCCGATTGGTGGTGCGGATACTCCTACGCCTGGCTGGGTAGTGTGAAAGCACGGGCCAAAGACGGGGAAGGTGCGGCCAACGCCCTGGGTACCTTCGCCCGGGCCTTTTGCCTGCCCAATAGTTTTCACGTCAACGGCGACCAAACCAAGTCGGGTTTGTCGAAGTTTACCTACCGCCCCTTTACCCTAGAAGGTAACTTCGCTTTCGCCGCCGGGTTGCAGGAAATGTTGCTTCAAAGCTACGCCGGGTTTATCGACGTCATGCCCGCCATTCCGGCTGACTGGACGGAAGCTTCCTTTGAAAACCTGCGGGCTGAGGGAGCGTTTCTGGTCAGTGCCAAAAGGAAAAATGGACAACTTTCCGAAATTTCGATACTTTCAGAGAAAGGAGGTACTACCCGCTTGAAGGTACCCTATGAACAGTGGAAAGTGAAGTCTGCGAGCCAAATCGAAATTACCGCCGCTGAACCGGACTTTATCGAGCTTAGCTGCCAGCCGGGAGGCACCCTTACCTTACTTGCCCGCTGA